A single genomic interval of Spirosoma taeanense harbors:
- the nadA gene encoding quinolinate synthase NadA: MEALLEEVQRVGYVNQPVADDIDLVAEIKRLKEEKNAVILAHYYVDGAIQDLADYIGDSLGLSQQAAATPADMIVFCGVHFMGETAKILSPQKKVVIPDLNAGCSLADSAPADKFAAFKAQYPDHVVLSYINCSAEIKALSDIIVTSSNALKIVESLPKDQKIIFAPDANLGRFVSKKTGRDMVLWDGACIVHIDISLEKLNKLRDEYPDARFIAHPECQEHILSQADYIGSTTALLKYVVDSPEQTFIVGTEAGILHKMRQAVPHKKIIPAPASQNNTCACSECPYMKMNTLEKLYNCMLYEQPEIIVPEDVRLKAYESVARMLELSGPSGK, encoded by the coding sequence ATGGAAGCTTTACTCGAAGAAGTGCAGCGCGTAGGTTACGTTAACCAGCCCGTTGCCGATGATATAGATTTAGTGGCCGAAATCAAACGGCTCAAAGAAGAGAAGAATGCCGTAATACTGGCCCACTATTACGTAGACGGCGCTATTCAGGACCTCGCTGACTACATTGGCGATAGCCTAGGTCTGAGCCAGCAGGCTGCCGCCACCCCGGCCGACATGATTGTATTCTGCGGGGTGCATTTTATGGGTGAAACGGCTAAAATCCTTTCGCCCCAGAAAAAAGTTGTCATACCTGACCTCAATGCGGGCTGTTCGCTGGCCGATTCGGCCCCGGCCGATAAGTTCGCAGCCTTTAAGGCGCAGTACCCCGACCACGTAGTGTTATCGTACATCAACTGCTCGGCTGAAATCAAGGCGTTATCCGATATCATCGTAACGTCGTCCAATGCCCTGAAGATCGTTGAAAGCCTGCCGAAGGATCAGAAGATAATTTTTGCGCCGGATGCTAACCTGGGCCGATTCGTTTCGAAGAAAACAGGGCGCGACATGGTCTTGTGGGACGGTGCCTGCATTGTCCACATCGACATTTCGCTCGAAAAACTGAATAAGCTCCGTGATGAATATCCGGATGCCAGGTTTATTGCCCACCCCGAATGCCAGGAACATATTCTTAGTCAGGCAGACTACATCGGCTCAACGACGGCTCTGCTGAAGTACGTAGTTGATAGCCCGGAGCAAACGTTTATCGTCGGAACAGAAGCGGGAATTTTGCACAAAATGCGTCAGGCAGTGCCGCATAAGAAGATCATTCCGGCACCGGCCAGCCAGAATAATACCTGCGCCTGTTCGGAGTGTCCATACATGAAGATGAACACGCTCGAAAAGCTATACAACTGCATGCTATACGAGCAGCCGGAGATCATTGTGCCGGAGGACGTTCGGCTAAAAGCTTACGAGTCGGTAGCCCGAATGCTGGAACTAAGCGGCCCCTCCGGTAAGTAA
- the nadB gene encoding L-aspartate oxidase, with product MPHQFDFLVIGSGIAGLSYATKLAMHFENQDQAVRIGVITKVQADETNTKYAQGGIAAVWSEDDSFEKHIEDTMVAGDFLSDRHIVEIVVREAPQRIHELIDYGTRFDKEHGGDDYDLAKEGGHSDYRILHFKDITGAEIERALLEKAHSLKSIEIFTHFYAVELITRHHLGETVHRYDNNNQCYGAYVLNTQTGQVEKFLAKTTLLATGGIGNVYQNTTNPSIATGDGIAMAYRAKGICKDMEFIQFHPTALYEPGKKPNFLISEAVRGFGGVLKNMSGETFMENYDARLSLAPRDIVARAIDSEMKKTGDPHVFIDVTHCDYDRFVEHFPNITAYCRDHLGLDLRKDFIPVVPAQHYMCGGVRVNEFGQTNIHFLYAVGECACTGLHGANRLASNSLLEAVVFGHRAYLKTVENLGQSVIPDSIPDWNDAGTTHPEELILVTEIQRELEAIMSNYVGIVRSNRRLKRAMDRLELLYLEHEELYRQSKVSVRICELRNMIEIAYLVIKAAMSRRDNRGLHFNLDNVKTATVETE from the coding sequence ATGCCTCACCAATTTGATTTTCTTGTGATCGGCTCCGGCATCGCGGGCCTGAGTTATGCCACCAAGCTGGCGATGCATTTCGAAAACCAGGATCAGGCCGTCCGTATCGGTGTCATTACGAAGGTCCAGGCCGACGAAACCAACACAAAGTACGCACAGGGCGGTATAGCGGCCGTGTGGTCGGAAGACGATTCGTTCGAAAAACACATTGAGGATACGATGGTCGCCGGCGACTTTCTCAGCGATCGACACATTGTTGAGATTGTCGTGCGGGAAGCTCCCCAGCGCATCCATGAGCTGATTGATTATGGCACGCGCTTCGATAAAGAGCATGGCGGTGACGACTACGATCTGGCCAAAGAAGGCGGCCATTCCGACTACCGGATTCTGCACTTCAAGGATATAACCGGGGCAGAGATTGAGCGGGCCCTGCTCGAAAAAGCCCATTCGCTGAAGTCCATCGAAATTTTTACGCATTTCTATGCCGTTGAACTCATTACGCGCCACCACCTCGGCGAGACAGTTCACCGCTATGATAACAACAATCAGTGTTACGGCGCCTACGTTCTGAACACCCAGACGGGCCAGGTTGAGAAGTTTCTGGCTAAAACCACGCTGCTGGCAACGGGCGGCATTGGCAACGTTTATCAGAACACAACCAACCCCAGCATTGCCACGGGCGACGGCATTGCAATGGCTTACCGCGCAAAAGGCATCTGCAAGGATATGGAATTCATCCAGTTCCATCCGACGGCACTTTATGAGCCGGGAAAAAAGCCAAACTTCCTGATCTCCGAAGCCGTCCGGGGCTTTGGGGGCGTGCTCAAAAATATGAGTGGTGAAACATTCATGGAAAACTATGATGCGCGCCTTTCGCTGGCTCCGCGCGATATCGTCGCCCGAGCTATCGACTCCGAGATGAAGAAAACCGGCGATCCGCACGTATTTATCGACGTAACGCACTGCGATTACGACCGATTTGTCGAGCATTTTCCGAACATCACCGCTTATTGCCGCGATCATCTTGGACTAGACCTGCGGAAAGACTTTATTCCGGTGGTTCCGGCCCAGCATTACATGTGCGGAGGAGTGCGCGTTAATGAGTTTGGGCAGACCAACATCCATTTTCTATACGCCGTTGGGGAGTGCGCCTGTACGGGTCTGCACGGTGCCAACCGGTTGGCGAGCAACTCCCTGCTCGAAGCCGTGGTTTTCGGGCACCGGGCGTATCTGAAAACGGTCGAAAACCTGGGGCAATCGGTTATTCCCGATTCAATTCCCGACTGGAACGACGCGGGTACAACTCATCCTGAAGAACTGATTCTGGTAACGGAAATCCAGCGCGAACTGGAAGCGATCATGTCCAATTACGTGGGCATCGTACGCTCGAACCGACGGTTGAAGCGAGCCATGGACCGGCTCGAACTATTATACCTGGAGCACGAAGAGCTTTACCGGCAATCGAAGGTATCCGTACGGATCTGCGAATTACGGAACATGATCGAAATCGCTTATTTAGTGATCAAAGCCGCCATGTCCCGGCGCGACAACCGGGGCCTTCATTTTAATCTGGATAACGTAAAGACCGCAACAGTAGAAACGGAATAA
- a CDS encoding acyl carrier protein encodes MSEIAQKVKNIIVEKLGVEESEVTPEASFTNDLGADSLDTVELIMEFEKEFNISIPDDQAENIGTVGQAIDYLEKNATN; translated from the coding sequence ATGTCAGAAATTGCACAAAAGGTCAAGAATATCATCGTCGAAAAACTGGGCGTAGAAGAGTCAGAAGTAACTCCAGAGGCAAGCTTCACGAATGACCTGGGCGCGGACTCGCTCGATACAGTTGAGTTGATTATGGAATTTGAGAAAGAGTTCAATATCTCAATTCCGGATGATCAGGCCGAGAACATTGGTACGGTTGGTCAAGCAATTGATTACTTAGAGAAGAACGCTACCAATTAA
- the fabF gene encoding beta-ketoacyl-ACP synthase II, which translates to MTLKRVVVTGLGALTPIGNDVPTFWNNLSAGVSGAGPITKFDASKFRTQFACEVKGLDVTQFIPRQEARKMDTFTHYALIATDEAIRDSGLDLEKIDRNKVGVIWGSGIGGLKSFEDEMIDYAKGDGTPRINPFFIVRMIADSASGQISMRYGFRGPNYVTVSACASTNNGIIDAFNYIRLGRMTMCVVGGSEAAVTRAGIGGFNANRALSERNDSPQTASRPYDKDRDGFVLGEGAGSLILEEYEHAQARGAKIYAELIGGGMSSDAYHITAPHPEGLGAYLAMKDALDDAGIAPTDIDYINTHGTSTPVGDPQELKAIYQLFGDHSFQINISSTKSMTGHLLGAAGAVEAIASVLALENQVVPPTINLFNTDEEIDSRFNLTPLTAQARPLKTVMSNAFGFGGHNAIVIFRKLS; encoded by the coding sequence ATGACGTTAAAACGAGTAGTCGTAACGGGTTTAGGCGCACTTACGCCGATTGGTAATGATGTACCGACCTTCTGGAACAACTTATCAGCCGGCGTAAGCGGTGCCGGCCCGATCACGAAGTTCGACGCTTCGAAATTTCGCACGCAATTTGCCTGCGAAGTAAAAGGGCTTGACGTTACACAGTTCATTCCCCGGCAGGAAGCCCGCAAAATGGACACATTTACCCATTATGCGCTCATTGCCACCGATGAAGCTATCCGGGACTCGGGGCTTGACCTTGAAAAAATTGATCGTAATAAAGTCGGCGTCATCTGGGGATCAGGCATTGGTGGTCTGAAATCTTTCGAGGACGAAATGATCGATTACGCTAAGGGCGACGGTACTCCCCGCATCAATCCGTTTTTTATTGTTCGCATGATCGCCGACAGCGCGTCGGGTCAGATTTCCATGCGCTACGGGTTTCGGGGGCCCAACTACGTAACCGTCTCGGCCTGCGCTTCGACCAACAACGGCATTATCGACGCGTTTAACTATATCCGGTTGGGCCGGATGACGATGTGCGTTGTTGGGGGTTCAGAAGCGGCCGTGACCCGCGCCGGAATTGGCGGTTTTAATGCTAACCGGGCGCTGTCGGAACGTAACGATTCGCCCCAGACCGCTTCCCGTCCCTACGATAAGGACCGCGATGGGTTTGTGCTGGGCGAAGGTGCCGGATCACTGATTCTGGAAGAATACGAACATGCGCAGGCGCGGGGCGCTAAAATCTACGCCGAACTGATTGGTGGCGGAATGTCGTCGGATGCTTACCACATTACCGCCCCACACCCCGAGGGTCTGGGCGCGTATCTGGCCATGAAAGATGCGCTCGATGATGCCGGTATTGCTCCAACCGATATTGATTACATTAATACCCACGGCACATCAACGCCCGTTGGTGATCCACAGGAACTGAAAGCGATTTATCAATTGTTTGGTGATCATTCGTTCCAGATAAACATTAGCTCGACTAAGTCGATGACTGGGCACTTATTGGGTGCGGCCGGAGCCGTAGAAGCTATTGCTAGTGTTCTGGCTCTGGAGAACCAGGTTGTTCCACCGACTATCAATCTTTTCAACACTGATGAAGAGATTGATTCACGCTTCAACTTGACGCCCCTGACGGCCCAAGCCCGTCCATTGAAGACCGTGATGAGCAATGCATTTGGTTTCGGAGGGCATAATGCCATCGTCATTTTCCGTAAACTAAGCTGA
- the rnc gene encoding ribonuclease III, whose amino-acid sequence MELALPRSLFNPFDWFRSAKSDPRKNLRRSIAHIIGERPSNIGLYQLALRHTSASKATAIEGFRESNERLEYLGDSVLGMVIAEFLFKKYPYKDEGFLTEIRSRIVNRETLNGIARKIGLDQLIEYDGSRTRSLPARTSMYGDALEALVGAVYLDKGFRFTRRFILKELLAHYDIESVVQNNVNFKSRLIEWAQRSGKEVRFEILSEKGNSHFREFIAQVLIDDEAFATGSGYSKKKAEQSAAEKALELLDAK is encoded by the coding sequence GTGGAGCTCGCGCTGCCTCGTAGTCTTTTTAATCCCTTTGATTGGTTCCGGTCGGCTAAATCTGATCCCCGGAAGAATCTGCGTCGGTCAATTGCCCACATCATTGGCGAGCGCCCGTCTAACATTGGTCTGTATCAACTGGCCTTACGGCACACGTCGGCCTCAAAAGCAACCGCTATTGAGGGGTTTCGGGAATCTAACGAACGACTGGAATATCTGGGAGATTCGGTGCTGGGTATGGTCATCGCAGAGTTTCTGTTTAAAAAGTATCCTTATAAGGACGAAGGCTTTCTCACCGAAATCCGATCCAGGATCGTAAACCGCGAAACGCTCAACGGCATTGCCCGCAAGATTGGCTTAGACCAGCTTATCGAGTATGATGGCAGCCGGACGCGCAGTCTGCCCGCCCGTACATCGATGTACGGTGATGCCCTCGAAGCGCTGGTTGGCGCGGTCTACTTAGACAAAGGATTCCGGTTTACGCGCCGGTTCATTTTGAAAGAGCTCCTTGCGCATTACGATATTGAGTCCGTAGTGCAGAACAACGTCAATTTTAAGAGCCGTCTGATTGAATGGGCGCAGCGATCGGGTAAAGAAGTGCGCTTCGAAATTCTGTCCGAAAAAGGCAATAGTCACTTCCGGGAGTTCATAGCGCAGGTTCTGATTGACGACGAGGCCTTCGCCACCGGTAGTGGCTACTCTAAAAAGAAAGCCGAACAGTCAGCCGCTGAAAAAGCGCTTGAGTTACTGGACGCCAAATAA